One Sphingobium sp. Z007 genomic region harbors:
- a CDS encoding IS110 family transposase, giving the protein MEDVMGVFAALDVSQEETAICLVGAEGEILAEAKVPTCPDAIADWLAKRAADVERVGMETGPLAVWLWNALTKRRVPIICLDARHANAVLKMMPNKTDRHDARGLAQIVRTGWFKAARIKSHEAYVNRAMLTARDTLVGMRVKLENEIRGLLKTFGVMFGKRVGGFKRRATEIITGELAVAPELIPIFEALMHARSEILARIAALDGKIRAVAKQHGTVRLLMTAPGVGPITAMAVTAAFDDAERFNRSSSAGAYLGLTPRRYESGEISRNGRISKSGDRFARKCLYEAANAILSRKLGGPRLREWAQAIAGRTGPRKAKVALARKLAVTLHAMWRTNTTFREAAMA; this is encoded by the coding sequence GTGGAGGACGTTATGGGAGTTTTTGCAGCACTGGATGTGTCACAGGAGGAGACGGCGATTTGCCTGGTTGGGGCGGAAGGTGAGATTCTCGCGGAGGCGAAGGTGCCGACCTGCCCTGACGCGATAGCCGACTGGCTAGCGAAGCGCGCCGCGGATGTCGAACGGGTGGGAATGGAGACAGGTCCCCTTGCCGTCTGGCTCTGGAACGCGCTGACGAAGCGGCGTGTCCCGATCATTTGCCTGGATGCGCGTCACGCTAATGCGGTCCTCAAAATGATGCCAAATAAAACCGACAGACATGATGCTCGCGGCTTGGCTCAGATTGTCCGCACAGGTTGGTTCAAGGCTGCCCGGATAAAGAGTCATGAGGCCTATGTTAACCGGGCGATGCTGACAGCGCGCGATACGCTGGTTGGCATGCGTGTGAAGCTTGAAAATGAGATCAGAGGGTTGCTGAAAACGTTTGGCGTGATGTTCGGAAAACGGGTTGGGGGCTTCAAACGCCGTGCGACGGAGATCATCACAGGCGAGCTGGCAGTCGCACCGGAGCTCATACCTATCTTTGAAGCGTTGATGCACGCCCGGAGTGAAATTCTAGCCCGTATTGCTGCTCTCGATGGCAAAATCCGGGCGGTAGCCAAACAGCATGGTACGGTACGTCTTTTGATGACAGCGCCGGGAGTCGGACCGATCACCGCGATGGCGGTAACTGCAGCATTCGACGACGCCGAACGCTTCAACCGATCTTCCAGCGCGGGCGCTTATCTCGGTCTGACGCCAAGGCGCTACGAATCTGGCGAAATCAGCCGGAACGGGCGCATCTCGAAAAGCGGTGACAGGTTCGCTCGAAAATGCCTGTACGAAGCAGCAAATGCGATCTTGTCTCGAAAGCTTGGCGGCCCTCGCCTGCGTGAGTGGGCACAGGCGATCGCAGGCCGAACCGGGCCTCGCAAAGCGAAAGTCGCCCTGGCCAGGAAGCTGGCGGTAACATTGCACGCAATGTGGCGTACCAACACGACCTTCCGGGAGGCGGCCATGGCCTGA